The following proteins are co-located in the Micromonospora viridifaciens genome:
- the alaS gene encoding alanine--tRNA ligase, whose translation MKTAEIKRRYLAHFEANGHAVVPSAPLPAISDPNLLFVNAGMVQFVPYFLGQQTPPYARAVSVQKCIRTPDIDEVGKTSRHGTFFQMNGNFSFGDYFKERAIPLAWELATKPADQGGFGLDPERIWATVYLDDDEAYEIWRRTGVPVERIVRRGKKDNFWSMGIPGPCGPCSELYYDRGPAYGREGGPEVDEDRYLEFWNLVFMQFERGPGTGKEDFPILGDLPAKNIDTGMGLERMSSILQGVDNLYEIDEVRPILDRAAELTGKRYGVQSGHAASESHPDDVRLRVIADHVRTALMLIGDGVTPSNEGRGYVLRRIMRRAIRAVRLLGYQDRALPELLPVARDCMAPSYPELAEEFGRISQYAYAEEDAFLATLRAGTTILDTAIAETKSAGRAAISGDKAFQLHDTYGFPIDLTLEIAAEQGLQVDAEGFRRLMADQRSRAKADAQARKTGHTDVSAYRSVLDGGGPVEFTGYTELNRESRVRALLAGGAEVTAAVEGDTVELVLDTTPFYAEGGGQQPDQGLITVGGGQLEVFDVQQPVPGLIVHRAKVVRGEVRAGETGYAEIDVSRRRAISRSHTATHLVHQTMRNFLGESATQAGSLNAPGRLRFDFNTPTGVAPSVLHDVEQQVNEVLLADLEVHAFITTQEEARRIGAMALFGEKYGEQVRVVEVGDYARELCGGTHVARSAQLGLVKILSEASVGSGVRRIEALVGMDAFGFLAREHLLVSRLAELFRVPGDQVAERVEQTVTQLRDAEKELEKLRAQLVLGGAAALAAQAKDVRGVAYVGTEAPEGAAANDVRTLAQEIRGRIDPGRPAVVAVAARANGKASLVVAVNQAARGRGLSAKDLVKAAFSGRGGGSDELAQGGGLPAAEAPNLLQTVEKAIAEA comes from the coding sequence ATGAAGACGGCGGAGATCAAGCGGCGGTACCTCGCCCACTTCGAGGCGAACGGCCATGCCGTGGTGCCGTCCGCTCCGCTGCCCGCCATCAGCGACCCGAACCTGCTGTTCGTCAACGCCGGCATGGTGCAGTTCGTCCCCTACTTCCTGGGGCAGCAGACCCCGCCGTACGCTCGCGCGGTCAGCGTCCAGAAGTGCATCCGCACCCCGGACATCGACGAGGTCGGCAAGACCAGCCGGCACGGCACGTTCTTCCAGATGAACGGCAACTTCTCCTTCGGCGACTACTTCAAGGAGCGGGCGATTCCGCTCGCCTGGGAGCTGGCCACCAAGCCGGCCGACCAGGGCGGCTTCGGGCTCGACCCGGAGCGGATCTGGGCCACGGTCTACCTCGACGACGACGAGGCGTACGAGATCTGGCGCCGCACCGGCGTGCCGGTCGAGCGGATCGTGCGGCGCGGTAAGAAGGACAACTTCTGGTCGATGGGCATCCCCGGCCCGTGCGGGCCCTGCTCCGAGCTCTACTACGACCGGGGCCCGGCCTACGGTCGTGAGGGCGGCCCGGAGGTCGACGAGGACCGTTACCTGGAGTTCTGGAACCTCGTCTTCATGCAGTTCGAGCGCGGCCCGGGCACCGGCAAGGAGGACTTCCCGATCCTCGGCGACCTGCCGGCGAAGAACATCGACACCGGCATGGGCCTGGAGCGGATGTCCTCGATCCTGCAGGGCGTCGACAACCTGTACGAGATCGACGAGGTCCGGCCGATCCTGGACCGGGCCGCCGAGCTGACCGGCAAGCGGTACGGCGTGCAATCCGGCCACGCGGCCAGCGAGTCGCACCCGGACGACGTCCGGCTGCGGGTGATCGCCGACCACGTGCGGACCGCGCTGATGCTGATCGGCGACGGGGTGACCCCGTCCAACGAGGGGCGCGGCTACGTGCTGCGGCGGATCATGCGCCGCGCCATCCGGGCGGTGCGCCTCCTCGGCTACCAGGACCGGGCGCTGCCCGAGCTGCTGCCGGTGGCCCGGGACTGCATGGCCCCGTCCTACCCCGAGCTGGCCGAGGAGTTCGGCCGGATCTCGCAGTACGCGTACGCGGAGGAGGACGCCTTCCTCGCCACGCTGCGCGCCGGCACCACGATCCTGGACACCGCGATCGCGGAGACCAAGTCGGCGGGGCGGGCCGCGATCTCCGGCGACAAGGCGTTCCAGCTGCACGACACGTACGGCTTCCCGATCGACCTGACCCTGGAGATCGCGGCCGAGCAGGGCCTCCAGGTCGACGCGGAGGGCTTCCGCCGGCTGATGGCCGACCAGCGCAGCCGGGCCAAGGCGGACGCGCAGGCGCGCAAGACCGGCCACACCGACGTGTCCGCGTACCGGTCGGTGCTCGACGGCGGCGGGCCGGTGGAGTTCACCGGGTACACCGAGCTGAACCGGGAGTCCCGGGTGCGCGCCCTGCTCGCCGGCGGCGCCGAGGTCACCGCGGCGGTGGAGGGGGACACGGTCGAGCTGGTGCTCGACACCACCCCGTTCTACGCCGAGGGTGGTGGCCAGCAGCCCGACCAGGGCCTGATCACGGTCGGCGGCGGCCAGCTCGAGGTCTTCGACGTGCAGCAGCCGGTGCCGGGCCTGATCGTGCACCGGGCCAAGGTGGTCCGGGGCGAGGTGCGCGCCGGGGAGACCGGGTACGCCGAGATCGACGTATCGCGGCGGCGGGCCATCTCCCGCTCGCACACGGCCACCCACCTGGTCCACCAGACCATGCGCAACTTCCTCGGCGAGTCGGCCACCCAGGCGGGTTCGCTGAACGCGCCGGGCCGGCTCCGGTTCGACTTCAACACCCCGACCGGCGTCGCGCCGAGCGTGCTGCACGACGTGGAGCAGCAGGTCAACGAGGTGCTCCTGGCCGACCTGGAGGTGCACGCCTTCATCACCACGCAGGAGGAGGCGCGCCGGATCGGCGCGATGGCGCTGTTCGGTGAGAAGTACGGCGAGCAGGTCCGGGTCGTCGAGGTCGGCGACTACGCCCGGGAGCTGTGCGGCGGCACCCACGTGGCCCGTTCGGCCCAGCTCGGCCTGGTCAAGATCCTCTCCGAGGCGTCGGTCGGTTCCGGTGTCCGCCGGATCGAGGCCCTGGTGGGCATGGACGCGTTCGGCTTCCTGGCCCGCGAGCACCTGCTGGTCTCCCGGCTCGCCGAGCTGTTCCGGGTCCCCGGCGACCAGGTCGCCGAGCGGGTGGAGCAGACCGTCACCCAGCTCCGCGACGCGGAGAAGGAGCTGGAGAAGCTCCGCGCCCAGTTGGTGCTGGGCGGGGCGGCGGCCCTCGCCGCGCAGGCGAAGGACGTACGGGGCGTCGCGTACGTGGGCACCGAGGCGCCCGAGGGCGCGGCCGCGAACGACGTGCGCACGCTGGCCCAGGAGATCCGGGGTCGGATCGACCCGGGCCGGCCGGCGGTGGTCGCCGTGGCCGCCCGGGCGAACGGCAAGGCGTCCCTGGTGGTGGCCGTCAACCAGGCCGCCCGAGGCCGGGGTCTGAGCGCGAAGGATCTGGTGAAGGCGGCCTTCTCCGGCCGGGGTGGCGGCAGCGACGAGCTGGCCCAGGGTGGCGGCCTGCCCGCCGCGGAGGCGCCGAACCTGCTCCAGACGGTGGAGAAGGCGATCGCCGAGGCGTGA
- a CDS encoding DUF948 domain-containing protein, with amino-acid sequence MSGGEIAWLILAGAFLMLVLVLAVPILRLRHTVDATTRMITELNDRTTPLLVDVNTTVKNVNTALEQVQTSLDGVNLQLAKVDTMTTHAQNVTANVANLAAVVSAAAANPLVKVAAFGYGVRRAAAARRHAENEREARDIIKQRRRAEKRANR; translated from the coding sequence ATGAGTGGTGGAGAGATCGCTTGGCTGATCCTGGCCGGCGCATTCCTGATGCTGGTGCTCGTGCTGGCCGTGCCGATCCTGCGGCTGCGGCACACCGTGGACGCGACGACCCGCATGATCACTGAGCTGAACGACCGCACCACCCCGCTGCTCGTGGACGTCAACACCACGGTGAAGAACGTCAACACCGCTCTGGAGCAGGTGCAGACCTCCCTCGACGGGGTGAACCTCCAGCTCGCCAAGGTGGACACCATGACGACCCACGCGCAGAACGTCACCGCCAACGTGGCCAACCTCGCCGCGGTGGTCTCCGCCGCCGCGGCCAACCCGCTGGTCAAGGTGGCCGCCTTCGGCTACGGCGTACGCCGGGCCGCCGCCGCCCGCCGGCACGCGGAGAACGAGCGGGAGGCCCGCGACATCATCAAGCAGCGGCGCCGTGCCGAGAAGCGGGCCAACCGGTGA
- a CDS encoding replication-associated recombination protein A, with protein sequence MESDALFTLGEPAGAPSASGGPAGVDGFSAARADSPLPVRMRPSSIDELIGQDHLLAPGAPLRQLVEGAAPMSVILWGPPGSGKTTIAHLVARATDRRFVAMSALTAGVKDVRAVIDTARRQRRAGGPPTVLFIDEVHRFSKTQQDSLLAAVEDRTVTLLAATTENPYFSVISPLLSRCVLLTLQSLDDDAVRGLLRRAVTDERGLGGALVLEIEAEDHLVRLAGGDVRKALTALEAAAATATALGAGRIDLATAEQAVDVAAVRYDRDGDAHYDVVSAFIKSMRGSDVDAALHWLARMLVAGEDARFIARRLVIFASEDVGMADPTALSVATAAAHAVEYVGLPEVQHNLAQAVIHLATAPKSNSATTAIGAAIADVRAGRGGPVPRALRDAHYAGARGLGHGAGYRYPHDDHRGVVTQQYVPDDLVGTDYYRPSGHGAERAVATRLPLLRRIVRGLPAPVVRTEANAPVAVPAGRTAGGEQGNAVNEGGSDAVGEGQQ encoded by the coding sequence ATGGAGTCCGACGCCCTCTTCACCCTCGGCGAGCCCGCCGGAGCGCCCAGCGCCTCCGGGGGTCCGGCCGGCGTGGACGGGTTCAGCGCCGCCCGCGCGGACTCGCCGCTGCCGGTCCGGATGCGGCCGTCGAGCATCGACGAGCTCATCGGGCAGGATCATCTGCTCGCCCCGGGCGCGCCGCTGCGCCAACTGGTCGAGGGCGCGGCGCCGATGTCGGTGATCCTCTGGGGGCCGCCCGGCAGCGGCAAGACCACCATCGCCCACCTGGTGGCCCGGGCCACCGACCGCCGCTTCGTCGCGATGTCCGCGCTGACGGCCGGGGTGAAGGACGTCCGCGCGGTGATCGACACCGCCCGCCGGCAGCGGCGCGCGGGCGGGCCGCCGACCGTGCTCTTCATCGACGAGGTGCACCGGTTCAGCAAGACCCAGCAGGATTCGCTGCTCGCCGCGGTCGAGGACCGGACGGTCACTCTGCTCGCGGCGACCACCGAGAATCCGTACTTCTCGGTCATCTCACCGTTGCTGTCCCGCTGCGTGCTGCTCACGCTCCAGTCGTTGGACGACGACGCGGTGCGCGGCCTGCTGCGCCGCGCGGTCACCGACGAGCGCGGGCTGGGCGGTGCCCTGGTCCTGGAGATCGAGGCGGAGGATCATCTCGTCCGCCTCGCCGGCGGCGACGTGCGCAAGGCGCTGACCGCCCTGGAGGCAGCGGCCGCCACCGCCACGGCGCTCGGCGCCGGGCGGATCGACCTGGCCACCGCCGAGCAGGCCGTCGACGTCGCCGCCGTCCGGTACGACCGCGACGGCGACGCCCACTACGACGTGGTCAGCGCGTTCATCAAGAGCATGCGCGGTTCGGACGTGGACGCGGCGCTGCACTGGCTGGCCCGGATGCTGGTGGCCGGCGAGGACGCCCGCTTCATCGCCCGGCGTCTGGTCATCTTCGCCAGCGAGGATGTCGGCATGGCCGATCCCACCGCCCTGAGCGTCGCCACCGCCGCCGCGCACGCCGTCGAGTACGTCGGGCTGCCCGAGGTCCAGCACAACCTGGCCCAGGCGGTGATCCACCTGGCCACCGCCCCGAAGTCCAACTCGGCCACCACGGCGATCGGGGCGGCCATCGCCGACGTGCGCGCCGGCCGGGGCGGGCCGGTGCCCCGGGCCCTGCGCGACGCCCACTACGCGGGTGCCCGCGGCCTCGGGCACGGCGCCGGCTACCGCTACCCGCACGACGACCACCGGGGTGTGGTCACCCAGCAGTATGTCCCGGACGACCTCGTCGGGACCGACTACTACCGGCCCAGCGGCCACGGTGCGGAGCGGGCCGTGGCCACCCGGCTGCCGCTGCTGCGTCGGATCGTGCGCGGGCTGCCGGCACCGGTGGTCCGCACGGAAGCCAACGCGCCGGTCGCCGTGCCCGCCGGCCGGACGGCCGGCGGCGAGCAGGGCAACGCGGTGAACGAGGGCGGCAGTGACGCCGTCGGGGAGGGTCAGCAGTGA
- a CDS encoding GNAT family N-acetyltransferase, protein MITADQILGRDALLAATGHHPYARNALWGGHEARGWRRDGAVGWLLPPEQGPAGGALGAAGEALDVFVSLVGDGTLHAGQWLHLPRTAPEEVAGRLTVARLDEWDFLWTTTPPPPQPEEERVVRLTEADHPALAALIEESFPTSTSRPGDPRVVDWYGIRDGDRLVACGEDRSRGDIGFLAGLTVAPDRRGRGLGAALTAGMTRALFARYDHVALGVFTDNLGAIRLYRRLGYTGTEPRTSVHLG, encoded by the coding sequence GTGATCACTGCCGACCAGATCCTCGGGCGGGACGCGCTGCTCGCCGCCACCGGTCACCACCCGTACGCCCGGAATGCCCTCTGGGGCGGCCATGAGGCGCGCGGGTGGCGGCGGGACGGCGCGGTGGGGTGGCTGCTCCCGCCGGAGCAGGGGCCGGCCGGCGGGGCGCTCGGGGCGGCCGGGGAGGCGCTGGACGTCTTCGTCAGCCTGGTCGGGGACGGGACGCTGCACGCGGGGCAGTGGCTGCACCTGCCCCGCACGGCGCCCGAGGAGGTGGCCGGCCGGCTGACGGTGGCGCGGCTGGACGAGTGGGACTTCCTCTGGACCACCACGCCGCCGCCCCCGCAGCCCGAGGAGGAGCGGGTGGTCCGCCTCACCGAGGCCGACCACCCGGCCCTGGCCGCGCTGATCGAGGAGTCCTTCCCCACCAGCACGTCCCGCCCCGGCGACCCGCGCGTCGTCGACTGGTACGGCATCCGCGACGGCGACCGCCTCGTCGCCTGCGGGGAGGACCGCAGCCGGGGCGACATCGGCTTCCTCGCCGGCCTCACCGTGGCACCGGACCGGCGGGGCCGGGGCCTCGGCGCCGCGCTGACCGCCGGGATGACCCGCGCCCTCTTCGCCCGGTACGACCACGTGGCGCTCGGCGTCTTCACCGACAACCTCGGGGCGATCCGGCTCTACCGCCGCCTCGGCTACACCGGCACCGAGCCCCGTACCTCGGTCCACCTCGGCTGA
- a CDS encoding MFS transporter, translated as MSALSVRQIRFRYLTLYGLRWLPAGLMIPVMILLMQERGLTLSQIGLVAIAQGLVVLALELPTGGFADALGRKPVLAAGWVIGLVSLVIFALADSFWLFFLSWALQGVYRALDSGPLESWYVDATLAADPDAEYERGLGHAGTVSGLAIGTGALLSGGLVALGPVGPVSALTLPVLVAIALHAVSLVALRLLLVETRPAQGAAALRASMVEAPRVVGQAIGLLRRSRVLLALVAVELFWGFGMVTFESLLPVRLAEVVGGSDRAAALLGPAGSAAWLANAAGAALTPFLLRRLGAAPAAALMRVLQGGTVVGMGLLAGPVGVLVAYLACYTVHGASNPLHMGLLHRQVDGPYRTSVISLNSMMAQPAGALGAVVLTVLADRSSVSVAMVVGAVVLALAAPLYLPAWRAGRTGVPTAAGAAGEPLMAASGDRITGPEGSLAGPAPVPAPGPATSGDRAARSA; from the coding sequence ATGAGCGCGCTGTCCGTACGCCAGATCCGGTTCCGCTACCTCACCCTCTACGGCCTGCGCTGGCTGCCCGCCGGCCTGATGATCCCGGTGATGATCCTGCTGATGCAGGAGCGCGGCCTCACGCTCTCCCAGATCGGCCTGGTCGCCATCGCGCAGGGCCTGGTCGTCCTCGCGCTGGAGCTGCCCACCGGTGGGTTCGCCGACGCGCTGGGCCGCAAGCCGGTGCTCGCCGCCGGCTGGGTTATCGGCCTGGTCTCGCTGGTCATCTTCGCCTTGGCCGACTCGTTCTGGCTCTTCTTCCTGTCCTGGGCACTGCAGGGCGTCTACCGGGCACTGGACAGCGGCCCGCTGGAGTCCTGGTACGTCGACGCCACCCTGGCCGCCGACCCGGACGCCGAGTACGAACGGGGCCTCGGCCATGCCGGCACCGTCAGCGGCCTCGCCATCGGGACCGGCGCGCTGCTCAGCGGCGGCCTGGTGGCGCTCGGCCCGGTCGGGCCGGTCAGCGCGCTGACCCTGCCCGTGCTGGTGGCCATCGCCCTGCACGCCGTCTCGCTGGTCGCGCTGCGGCTGCTGCTGGTGGAGACCCGGCCAGCCCAGGGCGCCGCCGCCCTGCGCGCCTCGATGGTCGAGGCGCCCCGCGTGGTCGGGCAGGCGATCGGCCTGCTGCGCCGGTCCCGGGTGCTGCTCGCCCTGGTCGCCGTCGAGCTGTTCTGGGGCTTCGGCATGGTCACCTTCGAGTCGCTGCTGCCGGTCCGCCTCGCCGAGGTGGTCGGCGGTTCGGACCGTGCGGCGGCACTACTCGGCCCGGCCGGCTCGGCGGCCTGGCTGGCCAACGCGGCCGGCGCCGCGCTCACCCCGTTCCTGCTGCGCCGGCTGGGCGCCGCGCCCGCCGCCGCGCTCATGCGGGTGCTGCAGGGCGGGACCGTGGTCGGGATGGGCCTGCTCGCCGGCCCGGTCGGGGTGCTCGTCGCCTACCTGGCCTGCTACACCGTGCACGGGGCATCCAACCCGCTGCACATGGGGCTGCTGCACCGGCAGGTCGACGGACCGTACCGGACCAGCGTCATCTCGCTGAACTCGATGATGGCGCAGCCGGCCGGCGCGCTCGGCGCGGTGGTGCTGACCGTGCTGGCCGATCGCAGCAGCGTCAGCGTCGCCATGGTGGTCGGCGCCGTGGTGCTCGCGCTGGCCGCGCCGCTCTACCTGCCGGCCTGGCGCGCCGGCCGGACCGGTGTGCCGACGGCGGCTGGCGCGGCGGGGGAGCCCCTGATGGCGGCGTCGGGCGACCGGATCACCGGGCCGGAGGGCTCGCTCGCCGGTCCCGCACCCGTCCCGGCACCGGGCCCGGCGACCTCGGGCGACCGCGCGGCCCGGTCCGCCTGA